The nucleotide window GGGGCTGGCACTGCTCGGCTGGGTCCTTGCCCGCCGTATGTACGAACGGAGGCTGGGCAAGTGAGCAGGGTGCTGACCGAACAGGACTACCGGGTGCAGGTCAGGGACCGCCCTTTCAGCGCGCTCTATGCACGCAATGCCAAAGCGGTGATTGCCCGCGGCCTGATGGCAACGAAGAGCAGCAACTGGCTGATCATGGTGTCCGGGTTCTTCGAGCCGGTGCTCTACCTCATCTCCATGGGAGTGGGCCTGGGCGCACTGGTGGGCACCGTCGTCGGACCGGGTGGCGAGGAGATCAGTTACGCAGCCTATATAGCGCCGGCGCTCCTCGCGGTGTCGGCAATGAACGGCGCGGTGTATGACTCCACCTGGAACGTGTTCTTCAAAATGAATTTCGCGAAGCTGTACCAGGGCATGCTGTACACCTCGCTGGGGCCGCTGGATGTTGCCATCGGCGAGATCTTCCTCGCGCTTTTGCGGGGCGCCCTGTACGCCACGGGCTTCACGGCGGTCATGGGCCTGATGGGTCTGATCACCACGCCGTGGGCCCTGCTGATGGTTCCTGCTTCGGTGCTGATTGCTTTTGGCTTCGCCTCGTTCGGCATGGGTATCACCAGCTACATGAAGACCTTCCAGCAGATGGACTGGATCAACTTCGTGATGCTGCCCATGTTCCTGTTTTCGGCGACGTTCTACCCGTTGAGCGTGTACCCCCAGGGCATACAGTGGTTCATCCAGGCTCTTCCGCTCTGGCACGGCGTTGAACTGCTCCGACAACTCAGCATCGGGATCTTCACAACTGCAACGGCGATTCACGTCACCTACTACCTGGTGATGATCCTGGTCGGGATGGTCCTGACCACCACGCGCCTCCGGAAGCTGTTCCTGAAGTAGGAACGGGCAAGGACAGAAGATGTCCGCAATTGCCTACCGTCGGGGCTGGGGACGGCAGATACTGGAACCATGATTGGGAAATGGCACGCAACCGTCTTCGACTGCTCAAACACGGACCAGCTGGCGTCCTTCTATGAGGACCTGCTGGGCATGATCCGCGTCCAGCATGATGACAACGGGTGGATCACCATCGGTGATGCCCCGGATCGTCCGGCTCTGGCTTTCCAGCAGGTCGAGGGGTATATGCCGCCGAGGTGGCCGGGTCAGGAGATCCCGCAGCAGGTGCATCTCGATATCCGGGTGGAAGACCTCGACGTGGCGGAGCAGAAGGTGCTCGCACTGGGTGCTACCAGTCTGGAGTCGGGGACGGGGACCTACCGGGTCTATCTGGACCCGGCAGGGCACCCGTTCT belongs to Arthrobacter tumbae and includes:
- a CDS encoding VOC family protein, with the protein product MIGKWHATVFDCSNTDQLASFYEDLLGMIRVQHDDNGWITIGDAPDRPALAFQQVEGYMPPRWPGQEIPQQVHLDIRVEDLDVAEQKVLALGATSLESGTGTYRVYLDPAGHPFCLVSW
- a CDS encoding ABC transporter permease, with product MLTEQDYRVQVRDRPFSALYARNAKAVIARGLMATKSSNWLIMVSGFFEPVLYLISMGVGLGALVGTVVGPGGEEISYAAYIAPALLAVSAMNGAVYDSTWNVFFKMNFAKLYQGMLYTSLGPLDVAIGEIFLALLRGALYATGFTAVMGLMGLITTPWALLMVPASVLIAFGFASFGMGITSYMKTFQQMDWINFVMLPMFLFSATFYPLSVYPQGIQWFIQALPLWHGVELLRQLSIGIFTTATAIHVTYYLVMILVGMVLTTTRLRKLFLK